One part of the Rothia sp. ZJ932 genome encodes these proteins:
- the guaA gene encoding glutamine-hydrolyzing GMP synthase has protein sequence MTNAENTVELKERPVLVVDYGAQYAQLIARRVREAGVYSEIVPHTMSTEKMLAKNPAAVILSGGPSSVYAEGAPSGDIALFEAGIPVFGICYGFQVMAHTLGGTVAQTGLSEFGATDATLCAADSSFLTGTPQTQNVWMSHGDSVTEAPEGFTVLAQTPGAQVAAFVNTERKFGGVQWHPEVKHSDYGQVALENFLFNVAGLEKSWSTGNIIEEQVAKIREQVGSDRVICALSGGVDSSVAAALVHKAVGDQLTCFFIDHGLLREGEREQVENDYASTMGIKIVTIDESERFLDALAGTTDPETKRKAIGREFIRSFESAQRKLIEEASEDGGDIKFLVQGTLYPDVVESGGGEGAANIKSHHNVGGLPEDMTFELVEPLRTLFKDEVRAIGRELGVPEKIVARQPFPGPGLGIRIIGEVTRERLDILRAADAVAREELTAAGLDEEIWQCPVVLLADVRSVGVQGDGRTYGHPIVLRPVSSEDAMTADWTRMPYDVLAKISNRITNEVREVNRVVLDVTSKPPGTIEWE, from the coding sequence GTGACCAACGCAGAAAATACCGTTGAGCTCAAAGAGCGCCCGGTACTTGTTGTTGACTACGGTGCACAGTACGCGCAGCTGATTGCTCGCCGCGTCCGTGAAGCCGGAGTTTACTCCGAAATCGTTCCTCACACCATGTCTACCGAGAAGATGCTGGCTAAAAACCCGGCTGCTGTGATTCTCTCGGGTGGCCCCTCATCGGTTTATGCTGAGGGCGCTCCTTCTGGTGATATTGCTCTGTTTGAGGCAGGTATTCCTGTCTTCGGCATTTGCTACGGGTTTCAGGTGATGGCTCATACTTTGGGCGGCACCGTTGCACAGACTGGTTTGAGTGAGTTTGGCGCAACTGATGCGACTTTGTGCGCTGCCGATTCGTCGTTCTTGACGGGTACCCCGCAGACTCAGAACGTGTGGATGTCACACGGTGACTCTGTAACTGAGGCACCTGAAGGCTTCACCGTGTTGGCACAGACCCCCGGTGCTCAGGTTGCGGCGTTCGTTAATACCGAGCGTAAGTTCGGTGGCGTGCAGTGGCACCCTGAGGTGAAGCACTCTGATTACGGTCAGGTTGCTTTAGAGAACTTCTTGTTCAACGTGGCTGGTTTGGAGAAGTCCTGGTCAACGGGCAACATCATTGAGGAACAGGTCGCGAAGATTCGCGAGCAGGTTGGTAGTGACCGCGTTATTTGTGCTCTTTCGGGCGGCGTTGATTCTTCTGTTGCTGCTGCGCTGGTTCATAAGGCTGTGGGTGATCAGCTGACCTGCTTCTTCATTGATCATGGTTTGTTGCGTGAGGGTGAACGTGAGCAGGTTGAGAATGATTACGCATCGACTATGGGCATTAAGATTGTGACCATTGATGAGTCGGAGCGTTTCTTGGACGCTTTGGCTGGCACCACTGATCCTGAGACTAAGCGTAAGGCGATTGGTCGCGAGTTTATTCGTTCTTTTGAGTCTGCTCAACGCAAGCTGATTGAGGAGGCTTCAGAGGACGGCGGCGATATTAAGTTCTTGGTTCAGGGTACTTTGTACCCGGATGTTGTTGAGTCGGGTGGCGGTGAGGGCGCCGCTAATATCAAGTCTCACCACAATGTGGGTGGTTTGCCTGAGGATATGACTTTTGAGCTGGTGGAGCCGTTGCGTACCCTTTTCAAGGATGAGGTGCGTGCGATTGGTCGTGAGCTTGGTGTGCCTGAGAAGATTGTGGCGCGTCAGCCGTTCCCTGGCCCCGGTTTGGGTATTCGCATTATTGGTGAGGTGACTCGTGAGCGCCTTGATATTTTGCGTGCGGCGGATGCGGTTGCTCGTGAGGAGCTGACTGCTGCTGGCTTGGATGAAGAGATTTGGCAGTGCCCTGTGGTGTTGTTGGCTGATGTTCGTTCGGTGGGTGTGCAGGGTGATGGTCGTACGTATGGTCATCCGATTGTGTTGCGTCCGGTGTCGTCTGAGGATGCGATGACGGCGGACTGGACGCGTATGCCGTACGATGTGCTGGCGAAGATTTCGAATCGTATTACGAATGAGGTTCGTGAAGTTAACCGTGTGGTTTTGGATGTGACGTCGAAGCCGCCGGGAACGATTGAATGGGAATAA
- a CDS encoding SURF1 family protein codes for MIKQALTPRWLGFLALVLALVTAFVMLSAWQLNASISNRVYADPDKDRVRAYTEVMKANAPLIARESDTVVKATGSYVPGSSYLVANHYDGDQRGYWVVSQFVPEDGQQVELATSSATRSIAVARAWVATADDVPAEPVGKITVAGRVVPNEAPVRSNSLEGEGERVLGSVATAYLSNLWQVPLYSSILTAATEVPQGEELLLTDEGTIVADATIIGAHENVRPVKPHQVEDASFNWLNIFYSLEWIVFAGFALYLWWRMLKDSVEKQEDPAQYFEYDGEYFKDEESGRYYYWDPADQKYYFFDEVPGVTTSTSLGVSNPHYRA; via the coding sequence GTGATAAAACAGGCTCTTACCCCGCGCTGGCTCGGTTTCTTGGCGTTAGTTCTTGCGCTCGTGACCGCGTTCGTCATGCTTTCTGCTTGGCAGCTCAACGCATCGATTTCTAACCGTGTGTACGCTGACCCTGATAAAGATAGGGTGCGCGCTTACACGGAGGTGATGAAAGCGAATGCTCCGTTGATTGCGCGAGAATCAGATACCGTGGTGAAGGCAACAGGTAGCTACGTGCCAGGGTCTTCGTATTTAGTAGCCAATCATTATGACGGGGATCAGCGCGGGTATTGGGTGGTGAGCCAGTTTGTGCCCGAGGACGGTCAGCAAGTTGAGCTGGCTACCTCCAGCGCTACGCGTAGCATTGCTGTTGCCCGTGCCTGGGTTGCGACGGCGGATGATGTACCTGCTGAGCCTGTAGGAAAGATTACTGTGGCAGGGCGCGTAGTACCCAATGAAGCCCCCGTACGTTCAAATTCTCTGGAGGGTGAGGGGGAGCGCGTCCTGGGGTCTGTAGCGACTGCCTACCTTAGTAATTTGTGGCAGGTGCCCCTTTACTCTTCTATTCTTACCGCTGCCACTGAGGTGCCGCAGGGCGAAGAACTTCTACTGACCGATGAGGGAACTATCGTAGCGGACGCCACGATTATAGGTGCTCACGAGAATGTCCGCCCTGTTAAACCGCACCAGGTTGAAGATGCCAGCTTCAATTGGCTCAATATCTTTTACTCTCTGGAGTGGATAGTTTTTGCAGGCTTTGCTCTTTATCTATGGTGGCGTATGCTCAAAGATTCCGTAGAGAAACAGGAAGATCCCGCCCAATATTTTGAGTACGACGGCGAATATTTCAAAGATGAAGAGAGCGGTCGCTACTATTACTGGGACCCCGCGGATCAAAAATATTATTTCTTTGATGAGGTACCAGGTGTAACAACCTCAACGTCTTTGGGTGTTTCTAACCCGCATTATCGAGCATAA
- the groL gene encoding chaperonin GroEL (60 kDa chaperone family; promotes refolding of misfolded polypeptides especially under stressful conditions; forms two stacked rings of heptamers to form a barrel-shaped 14mer; ends can be capped by GroES; misfolded proteins enter the barrel where they are refolded when GroES binds) translates to MAKQLEFNDDARKHLQAGVDKLANAVKVTLGPRGRNVVLDKQWGAPIITNDGVSIAREIELENPYENLGAQLAKEVATRTNDVAGDGTTTATVLAQALVTEGLRNVTSGAAPGEIKRGIETAVKAVSARLLENARAVEGDEVAHVAAISAQSPEIGELLAEAFSKVGQDGVITIEDGSTTEIALEVTEGMQFDKGYLSPSFVTDPERAEAVLEDSAVLIYQGKISTVAEMMPVLEKVVQAKKPLTIIAEDVEGEALSTLVVNKLRGNINVVALKAPGFGDRRKAIMQDLAILTGATVITGELGISLDAVTMEQLGSARRITVTKNNTTIVEGGGSSEDVAERVDQLRAEIERVDSEWDREKLKERLAKLAGGVGVIKVGAATEVEAKERKHRIEDAVSSTRAALEEGIVAGGGTALVHALQALDGLELSSKDAQTGVDIVRRALVQPLRWIAENAGHDGYVVTSKVAEMPLGSGFNAKTGEYGDLIAAGVIDPVKVTRSALENASSIAALVLTTETLVVEKPAETEENTSK, encoded by the coding sequence ATGGCAAAGCAGCTGGAATTCAATGATGACGCCCGCAAGCATCTGCAGGCAGGCGTCGATAAGCTCGCCAATGCTGTCAAGGTAACCCTCGGCCCCCGCGGTCGTAACGTGGTTCTTGATAAGCAGTGGGGCGCTCCCATTATTACCAATGACGGTGTTTCTATCGCCCGCGAAATTGAGTTGGAGAACCCTTACGAGAATCTGGGTGCTCAGCTGGCTAAAGAGGTAGCAACCCGCACCAACGATGTCGCCGGTGATGGCACCACCACCGCAACTGTGCTGGCACAGGCGCTGGTGACTGAGGGGCTGCGTAACGTGACCTCAGGTGCCGCACCCGGTGAAATCAAGCGCGGCATTGAAACTGCTGTGAAGGCTGTATCTGCGCGTCTGCTCGAGAACGCTCGTGCGGTAGAGGGCGACGAAGTTGCCCACGTAGCGGCGATTTCTGCCCAATCACCCGAAATCGGTGAGTTGCTGGCAGAGGCCTTCTCAAAGGTTGGTCAGGACGGTGTTATCACCATCGAAGACGGCTCAACCACTGAGATCGCTCTTGAGGTCACCGAGGGTATGCAGTTCGATAAGGGCTACCTGTCACCCTCATTCGTCACTGACCCTGAGCGTGCAGAAGCTGTGCTTGAAGATAGCGCTGTTTTGATTTACCAGGGCAAAATCTCAACCGTTGCAGAGATGATGCCCGTTCTTGAGAAGGTCGTTCAGGCTAAGAAGCCTTTGACCATCATCGCTGAAGATGTTGAGGGCGAAGCTCTGTCAACCTTGGTGGTTAACAAGCTGCGCGGCAACATCAACGTGGTTGCTCTCAAAGCCCCCGGCTTTGGTGACCGCCGCAAGGCAATCATGCAGGATCTGGCGATTCTCACCGGTGCTACCGTCATTACCGGCGAACTCGGTATCTCCCTGGACGCAGTGACTATGGAACAGCTGGGCTCAGCGCGCCGTATCACTGTCACCAAGAACAACACCACCATCGTTGAAGGCGGCGGATCCTCTGAAGACGTTGCCGAGCGCGTAGACCAGCTCCGTGCTGAAATAGAACGCGTAGATTCTGAGTGGGACCGGGAGAAGCTCAAAGAGCGTCTGGCAAAGCTCGCCGGTGGCGTCGGCGTCATTAAGGTGGGCGCTGCAACCGAGGTCGAAGCTAAGGAACGAAAGCACCGCATCGAAGACGCAGTGTCATCCACCCGTGCAGCTCTTGAAGAGGGCATCGTAGCAGGTGGCGGTACCGCGCTGGTTCACGCCCTCCAAGCACTGGACGGTCTTGAGCTTTCCTCCAAGGACGCACAGACCGGCGTGGACATCGTACGTCGAGCCCTCGTGCAGCCTCTGCGCTGGATCGCTGAAAACGCAGGTCATGACGGCTACGTTGTCACCTCGAAGGTCGCTGAGATGCCACTGGGGTCAGGCTTCAACGCCAAGACCGGCGAATACGGCGACCTCATCGCAGCCGGTGTGATTGACCCCGTGAAAGTCACCCGCTCAGCTCTTGAGAACGCATCCTCTATCGCCGCGCTGGTTCTCACCACCGAAACACTGGTCGTTGAGAAACCCGCTGAAACAGAAGAGAACACTTCAAAGTAG
- a CDS encoding DUF3817 domain-containing protein: MVADHQKPVGPVERTDGKKVTLGEGGVSNGRGGFTVRKKFGGTESQIRSALTFYKWCAWISGTFLLLLVAEMISRYVFGYDLVAGATDAATGETVALGWLNLETGNLTGGLNISTWILIIHGWFYVIYLLSCLRLWLLMRWGIAQLIVMALGGVVPFLSFIVEKKIHQETLALVEANPQALKRY; this comes from the coding sequence GTGGTAGCAGATCATCAAAAACCGGTTGGTCCCGTTGAACGTACCGACGGTAAAAAAGTAACTCTTGGCGAAGGCGGAGTCAGTAACGGACGCGGCGGTTTTACGGTGCGAAAGAAGTTTGGCGGTACCGAGTCGCAGATTAGGTCGGCGCTGACTTTCTATAAGTGGTGCGCTTGGATTTCGGGCACTTTCTTGTTGCTTCTGGTAGCTGAGATGATTTCTCGTTACGTTTTCGGTTATGACCTGGTAGCAGGTGCTACGGATGCTGCCACTGGCGAGACTGTCGCCTTGGGTTGGCTGAACCTTGAGACCGGTAACTTGACGGGCGGTCTGAACATCTCAACGTGGATTCTGATTATTCATGGTTGGTTCTACGTGATTTATCTGTTGTCGTGCCTGCGTCTGTGGTTGCTGATGCGCTGGGGTATTGCTCAGCTGATTGTGATGGCTCTGGGCGGTGTGGTGCCCTTCCTCTCTTTCATCGTGGAGAAAAAGATTCACCAGGAAACTCTTGCCTTAGTGGAAGCTAATCCGCAGGCGCTTAAACGCTACTAG
- a CDS encoding acyltransferase family protein, giving the protein MTSPTTPKPTETVFRPEIQGLRALALTLVAAYHFWFGKVSGGVDVFLLISAFLMTGSFARKLERGEPVFVSAILSYWVRTFTRIVPLAAVTVMLVLAGTWIFLPQPRWNGIMDEAVATIFYRNNWWNIQNLTDYYAADSSEASPLRHFWSLSMQGQIFILWPLAFAGCWVLVRYLRLPVRPLLLTVFGIIFAVSLAYSVGLTGSDQQAAYFTTYARLWEFALGSLVAVALPFISAPRWLRLVMGWVGVVAIISCALVLDVEGRFPGFYALWPTLAAAFVMVGGNTHSVFGADRFLSHPALLWLAHYSYGLYLVHWPLLVFYLYTANLEKAGFRAGIALFAVSLGVSYLLTRLIETPIREWRWLNATAYRGVAFVALVSCVVTGVVGAWSQHNHRVSEQLLARAELDNPGAQIFDVTYTYRGAENPGNLPLSVQRFDDRPLIDTRCDIAVSESYGLDSNNCHQIYTPEEEATQTVIAVGNSHMEQWIDNLHALAQQYHWNLRFLQYNDCYMFEPSANTGDPGCNEWIGPAKAFIDGEAPDAVVTVGTVSVRENAGEYLPSELEGYIQHVQAQGIELVALRDNPRFWVPHADCETRTDSLCEYDSELAASENPLQPLAEQYDNFSTVDMTDVICPEQKCPSTVGNVYTYRDDSHLTKTFTDSAHSIFSTRLLAALGMGASHL; this is encoded by the coding sequence ATGACATCACCGACCACACCTAAACCCACTGAAACAGTTTTTCGCCCCGAAATTCAAGGTCTCAGGGCGCTCGCACTGACTCTGGTTGCCGCCTACCATTTTTGGTTTGGCAAGGTTTCTGGGGGTGTGGATGTTTTCCTGCTGATTTCGGCTTTTTTGATGACGGGTTCTTTTGCTCGTAAGTTGGAGCGCGGTGAGCCTGTTTTTGTGTCTGCTATCTTGTCTTACTGGGTGCGTACCTTTACTCGTATTGTGCCGTTGGCGGCAGTGACTGTGATGCTGGTGCTGGCAGGAACCTGGATATTCTTGCCGCAGCCCCGTTGGAACGGCATTATGGATGAAGCAGTTGCTACTATTTTCTACCGCAATAACTGGTGGAATATTCAGAACCTAACGGACTATTACGCAGCTGACTCTTCTGAAGCCTCGCCGTTGCGTCATTTCTGGTCGCTATCGATGCAGGGGCAAATTTTTATTCTCTGGCCCCTGGCGTTCGCAGGATGCTGGGTGCTGGTGCGCTATCTGCGGTTGCCGGTGCGTCCTTTACTTCTCACAGTTTTCGGTATTATCTTTGCTGTTTCTCTGGCTTATTCCGTTGGACTCACCGGTTCAGATCAGCAAGCTGCTTATTTCACAACTTACGCGCGCTTGTGGGAGTTTGCTCTAGGTTCGCTTGTTGCGGTTGCCCTTCCTTTCATTTCGGCACCGCGATGGTTACGTCTGGTGATGGGCTGGGTTGGGGTTGTAGCCATCATCAGTTGCGCGCTGGTGCTTGATGTTGAGGGCAGGTTTCCCGGATTTTATGCCCTGTGGCCCACTCTTGCCGCAGCCTTCGTGATGGTTGGTGGCAACACCCACAGCGTCTTTGGCGCTGATCGTTTTCTCTCTCACCCCGCCCTTTTGTGGTTGGCTCACTATTCGTACGGGCTTTACCTGGTGCATTGGCCTCTGCTGGTGTTCTACCTCTACACCGCTAACTTAGAAAAAGCTGGTTTTCGGGCGGGCATTGCTCTCTTTGCGGTATCGCTGGGCGTCTCGTACCTGCTCACACGGCTTATTGAAACCCCTATACGGGAGTGGAGGTGGCTGAACGCTACTGCTTACCGCGGGGTGGCTTTTGTTGCTTTGGTAAGTTGCGTTGTCACCGGTGTTGTGGGCGCTTGGTCGCAGCACAACCATCGAGTAAGCGAGCAGCTACTGGCGCGAGCTGAGTTAGATAACCCGGGCGCTCAAATTTTTGACGTTACATACACCTACCGGGGAGCAGAAAACCCCGGTAACCTGCCCCTCTCCGTTCAGCGTTTTGACGACCGTCCGCTGATTGATACTCGCTGCGATATTGCCGTGAGCGAAAGCTATGGGCTTGATTCCAATAACTGCCACCAGATATACACCCCCGAGGAAGAAGCTACCCAAACTGTGATTGCCGTGGGTAATTCCCACATGGAGCAGTGGATAGATAACCTGCACGCTCTTGCCCAGCAATACCACTGGAACCTGCGTTTTTTGCAGTACAACGACTGCTACATGTTTGAACCCTCGGCTAATACCGGCGACCCTGGCTGCAACGAGTGGATTGGGCCAGCCAAGGCTTTTATTGATGGTGAGGCACCGGATGCGGTGGTGACAGTGGGCACTGTGTCAGTGCGCGAGAACGCGGGGGAGTACCTGCCGAGCGAGCTTGAGGGGTACATTCAGCATGTGCAGGCTCAGGGTATTGAGCTGGTTGCTTTGCGCGATAATCCTAGGTTCTGGGTACCTCACGCAGATTGCGAAACTCGAACAGATAGCTTGTGTGAGTATGATTCTGAGCTTGCTGCCAGCGAGAACCCTCTGCAACCGTTAGCTGAACAGTACGATAATTTCTCTACTGTTGATATGACAGATGTTATTTGCCCCGAGCAGAAATGCCCATCCACCGTGGGCAACGTGTACACCTACAGAGACGATTCGCATCTGACCAAGACTTTTACCGACTCGGCACACAGCATCTTTTCTACTAGATTGCTTGCCGCGCTGGGCATGGGGGCTTCTCACCTCTAG
- the guaB gene encoding IMP dehydrogenase: MTTPTALADDPFGFTGLTYDDVLLLPGNTDVIPSDADTTTKLSKRITLNSPIISAAMDTVTDSEMAIAIARLGGMGVIHRNLSIEDQAMHVDRVKRSESGMITNPVTIGPDATIEEFDQLCGHFRISGLPVVDDKGVLVGIITNRDIRYLTETDYETTLVRDIMTREGLITGREGMPKEDAFKLLADNKIEKLPLIDDEGKLTGLITVKDFIKTEQYPRATKDDEGRLRAGAAIGFFGDGYERAMTLIDAGVDALFVDTANGHSQGVLDMIAHLKKDPAAAHVDVIGGQAATRASAQAIIDAGADAVKVGVGPGSICTTRIIAGVGVPQITAINESAKAAIPAGVPLIADGGMQHSGEIGKALVAGADVVMLGSLLAGTAESPGDLIFVDGKQFKAYRGMGSLGAMQTRGRNKSFSKDRYFQADVSSEEKLIPEGIEGQVPYRGPLSAVLHQLEGGLRQTMFYVGSRNIEELKYKGKFVRITPAGLKESHPHDIMMTVEAPNYRR; the protein is encoded by the coding sequence ATGACCACCCCCACAGCTCTCGCTGACGATCCCTTCGGTTTTACCGGTCTCACCTATGACGATGTTCTGTTGCTTCCTGGCAACACCGACGTGATTCCTTCTGACGCTGATACCACCACTAAGCTGTCAAAGCGCATTACCCTGAATTCTCCGATTATTTCGGCGGCGATGGACACCGTGACTGACTCAGAAATGGCGATTGCTATCGCGCGTTTGGGCGGCATGGGTGTTATCCACCGCAACCTTTCTATTGAAGATCAGGCGATGCACGTTGACCGCGTTAAGCGCAGCGAATCGGGCATGATTACCAACCCCGTGACTATCGGCCCCGATGCCACTATTGAGGAGTTTGATCAGCTGTGTGGTCACTTCCGTATCTCGGGTCTGCCTGTTGTTGATGACAAGGGCGTGCTCGTGGGTATCATTACCAACCGCGATATTCGCTACTTGACCGAAACTGATTACGAAACCACCCTCGTCCGTGACATTATGACGCGCGAAGGTCTGATTACCGGTCGTGAGGGCATGCCCAAAGAAGACGCTTTCAAGCTCTTGGCAGATAACAAGATTGAGAAACTGCCCCTGATTGATGATGAGGGTAAGCTGACCGGTCTGATTACCGTCAAAGATTTCATCAAAACTGAGCAGTACCCCCGTGCCACTAAGGACGATGAGGGGCGTCTACGTGCCGGTGCAGCGATCGGCTTCTTCGGTGATGGCTATGAGCGCGCGATGACCTTGATTGACGCTGGTGTAGATGCCTTGTTTGTGGATACCGCTAACGGCCATTCCCAGGGCGTGCTCGATATGATTGCTCACCTTAAGAAAGATCCAGCTGCTGCGCACGTTGATGTGATTGGTGGTCAGGCAGCTACCCGTGCCAGTGCCCAGGCGATTATCGACGCTGGCGCAGATGCGGTGAAGGTTGGCGTAGGTCCTGGCTCAATTTGCACCACCCGTATCATCGCAGGTGTGGGGGTGCCTCAGATTACTGCTATCAATGAGTCCGCGAAGGCAGCTATTCCCGCGGGCGTTCCCTTGATTGCGGACGGCGGTATGCAGCACTCGGGCGAAATCGGCAAGGCTTTGGTAGCCGGTGCTGATGTTGTCATGCTCGGTTCCTTGTTGGCTGGCACCGCAGAGTCACCCGGCGATTTGATTTTTGTTGATGGTAAGCAGTTTAAGGCTTATCGTGGAATGGGTTCTTTGGGTGCGATGCAGACCCGCGGTCGCAACAAATCCTTCTCGAAGGATCGCTATTTTCAAGCTGACGTTTCAAGCGAAGAAAAGCTGATTCCTGAGGGTATCGAAGGTCAGGTGCCCTATCGCGGTCCGCTGTCAGCAGTGTTGCACCAGCTAGAGGGTGGTCTGCGTCAGACCATGTTCTACGTGGGGTCACGCAATATTGAAGAACTTAAGTACAAGGGTAAGTTCGTTCGTATTACCCCTGCGGGTCTGAAAGAATCACACCCGCACGATATCATGATGACCGTCGAAGCTCCCAACTACCGCCGTTAA
- a CDS encoding GuaB3 family IMP dehydrogenase-related protein: protein MSDIQIGMSKRARRTYSLDDIALVPSRRTRDASDVDTSWQIDAFKFDTPILGAPMDSVMSPATAIALGELGGLGVLNLEGLWTRYEDPQPLLDEITAISSEDSTVATSRMQQIYDEPIKPELISARLEEMRDAGVIVAGSLTPQNIQEHYETVLKAGVDIFVIRGTTVSAQHVSKNREPLDLKKFIYELDVPVIVGGVAGYTPAMHLMRTGAAGVLVGFGGGSAITTRRGLGIHAAMATAISDVAAARSDYLDESGGRYVHVIADGGLGRSGDMVKALALGADAVMIGAPLARAEEAPGKGLYWGNEAHSPEYPRGIRTPLGTVGPLQEVLYGPSHHVDGTSNIVGGLKRAMATCGYTDLKSFQRSEVTLTPYTA, encoded by the coding sequence GTGAGCGATATTCAAATTGGCATGTCAAAACGTGCCCGCCGCACTTACTCACTGGACGATATTGCTCTGGTGCCTAGCCGTCGTACCCGTGATGCGTCAGATGTCGATACCTCTTGGCAGATTGATGCTTTCAAATTCGACACCCCGATTTTGGGTGCTCCTATGGACTCGGTGATGTCACCGGCAACCGCTATAGCTCTGGGTGAGCTTGGCGGTTTGGGAGTGTTGAACCTGGAGGGTCTGTGGACTCGCTACGAAGACCCCCAGCCTCTGCTGGATGAGATTACAGCTATCTCCTCTGAAGATTCCACGGTGGCGACCTCTCGGATGCAGCAGATTTACGATGAGCCCATAAAGCCTGAGCTTATTAGCGCTCGTTTAGAAGAGATGCGTGATGCTGGCGTGATTGTTGCCGGTTCGCTGACCCCGCAGAACATTCAGGAACACTACGAGACCGTGCTCAAAGCCGGCGTCGATATCTTTGTTATTCGTGGCACTACCGTTTCTGCTCAGCACGTGTCGAAGAACCGCGAACCGCTAGATCTCAAGAAGTTCATTTACGAGCTCGATGTGCCGGTGATCGTTGGTGGCGTTGCGGGCTACACTCCGGCGATGCACCTGATGCGTACTGGCGCTGCGGGCGTCCTGGTTGGTTTTGGCGGCGGTTCTGCTATAACTACCCGCCGCGGCCTGGGCATTCACGCGGCGATGGCAACTGCTATTTCTGATGTTGCTGCTGCGCGTTCAGACTACTTGGATGAATCAGGCGGACGCTATGTTCATGTGATTGCTGATGGCGGTTTGGGTCGCTCAGGCGATATGGTCAAGGCTTTGGCTCTTGGCGCTGACGCTGTGATGATTGGTGCTCCCCTGGCGCGTGCTGAAGAGGCACCGGGCAAGGGCTTGTACTGGGGCAATGAGGCACACAGCCCCGAGTACCCTCGCGGCATCCGTACTCCTTTGGGCACTGTTGGTCCCCTACAAGAAGTTCTCTACGGTCCTTCTCACCACGTCGATGGTACTTCGAACATCGTGGGCGGGCTTAAGCGTGCTATGGCAACCTGCGGCTACACTGACCTGAAATCATTCCAGCGTTCAGAGGTTACGCTGACCCCGTACACCGCTTAG